In Haloarcula salinisoli, a genomic segment contains:
- a CDS encoding cytochrome C oxidase subunit IV family protein: MNWKGYTLVYVGLFVLATVQAVVEFTGYVDSAYWAAFGVIMVLSVVKAVGVAAYYQHLRWEPRAVTYLVLGATLTALALTAAAAYSIV; this comes from the coding sequence TACACCCTCGTCTACGTCGGCCTGTTCGTCCTCGCGACGGTCCAGGCCGTCGTCGAGTTCACCGGCTACGTCGACAGCGCCTACTGGGCCGCGTTCGGGGTCATCATGGTCCTCTCGGTCGTCAAGGCCGTCGGCGTCGCCGCCTACTACCAGCACCTGCGCTGGGAGCCCCGCGCGGTGACCTATCTCGTCCTCGGCGCGACCCTGACCGCCCTTGCCTTGACTGCCGCCGCGGCGTACTCGATTGTGTAA